The following proteins are encoded in a genomic region of Pseudodesulfovibrio mercurii:
- a CDS encoding Mrp/NBP35 family ATP-binding protein produces the protein MSGCEGCASASPDGTCTSSTGCDKPEDQKLKRTLGRIKHKIVVMSGKGGVGKSTVAANIAVALSLAGKKVGLLDVDVHGPSVPRLLSLKGQQPHIGDQVMEPVPWSKNLSVMSLGFLLQDDRQAVIWRGPVKMGLIKQFVEDVMWGDLDFLIVDCPPGTGDEPLSTLQTLGPTAMAVIVTTPQGVAVDDVRRSVSFVGEVGNRVLGIVENMSGFACPDCGKVHYIFKTGGGEELAKESGVQFLGRIPLDPAVAESGDEGFPFMKVHRDTATGKAMEQIIAPILALPDPPKA, from the coding sequence ATGAGTGGTTGTGAAGGATGTGCCTCCGCCTCGCCTGACGGAACCTGTACCAGCAGCACGGGCTGCGACAAGCCCGAAGATCAGAAACTGAAAAGGACCCTGGGCCGCATCAAACACAAGATCGTGGTCATGTCCGGCAAGGGCGGCGTGGGCAAGTCCACCGTGGCCGCCAACATCGCCGTAGCCCTGTCCCTGGCCGGCAAGAAGGTCGGCCTGCTCGACGTGGACGTGCACGGCCCGAGCGTGCCCCGCCTGCTCTCCCTCAAGGGCCAGCAGCCCCATATCGGCGACCAGGTCATGGAACCGGTGCCGTGGAGCAAGAACCTGTCCGTCATGTCGCTCGGCTTCCTGCTTCAGGACGACCGCCAGGCCGTCATCTGGCGCGGCCCGGTTAAGATGGGCCTGATCAAGCAGTTCGTCGAGGACGTCATGTGGGGCGACCTCGACTTCCTCATCGTGGACTGCCCTCCGGGCACCGGCGACGAGCCCCTGTCCACCCTGCAGACGCTGGGACCCACGGCCATGGCCGTCATCGTGACCACCCCCCAGGGCGTGGCCGTGGACGACGTGCGCCGGTCCGTGTCCTTCGTGGGCGAGGTCGGCAACCGCGTGCTCGGCATCGTCGAGAACATGTCCGGTTTCGCCTGCCCCGACTGCGGCAAGGTGCATTACATCTTCAAGACCGGCGGCGGTGAGGAGCTGGCCAAGGAATCGGGCGTTCAGTTCCTCGGCCGCATCCCCCTGGACCCCGCCGTGGCCGAGTCCGGCGACGAAGGTTTCCCCTTCATGAAGGTCCACCGCGACACCGCCACCGGCAAGGCCATGGAACAGATCATCGCCCCCATCCTCGCCCTCCCCGACCCGCCCAAGGCGTAG
- a CDS encoding inorganic phosphate transporter encodes MDIYDLFLYMSVGAGFLMAFNLGANDVANSMASAVGARAITVKQAVFIAGILNFVGAVFLGSHVTATISKGIINPEVISDPKLIMIGMFASLLAAGLWVLVATLTSLPVSSTHSIVGAITGFGLVAGGPDVVNWLKMGGIVLSWIISPFFAAAIAYFIFTHIRRYILFQRHFVHQAKKWAPIWVAVTLSMISLSFLYKTPAGKALHLHWLVSLGIAALLSLVAWAVSRYFVGKIVLDEEEGAEGVERVFRKMQVGTSCYVALSQGANDVANAIGPVAAIYLIAKEHVLLSKADVPWPMLVLGGFGIAVGIAVLGHKVMATVGEKITTLTNTRGFAVDFGAASTVLIASNLGLPVSTTHAAVGGVVGVGLARGFSAVDFRVLLRIVAYWVATVPIAALTSIVLFVLLKWLCYS; translated from the coding sequence ATGGATATCTACGATCTGTTCCTATACATGTCCGTGGGGGCCGGGTTCCTCATGGCATTCAACCTCGGGGCCAACGATGTGGCCAACTCCATGGCCTCGGCCGTGGGGGCCAGGGCCATCACGGTCAAACAGGCCGTGTTCATCGCGGGCATCCTGAACTTCGTGGGCGCGGTCTTCCTCGGGTCCCACGTGACCGCGACCATCAGCAAGGGGATCATCAACCCCGAGGTCATCTCGGACCCGAAACTGATAATGATCGGCATGTTCGCCTCGCTCCTGGCCGCCGGACTGTGGGTCCTTGTGGCCACCCTGACGTCGCTGCCGGTCTCGTCCACGCACTCCATCGTCGGGGCCATCACCGGGTTCGGCCTGGTGGCGGGAGGCCCGGACGTGGTCAACTGGCTGAAGATGGGCGGCATCGTCCTGTCCTGGATCATCTCGCCCTTCTTCGCCGCGGCCATCGCCTATTTCATCTTCACCCACATCCGGCGGTACATCCTGTTCCAGCGCCACTTCGTGCATCAGGCCAAGAAGTGGGCGCCCATATGGGTGGCCGTGACCCTGTCCATGATCTCCCTGTCCTTCCTGTACAAGACCCCGGCGGGCAAGGCCCTGCACCTGCACTGGCTGGTCTCGCTGGGCATCGCCGCGCTGCTCTCCCTGGTGGCCTGGGCCGTGTCCCGCTACTTCGTGGGCAAGATCGTCCTGGACGAAGAGGAGGGCGCCGAGGGCGTGGAGCGGGTCTTCCGCAAGATGCAGGTCGGCACCTCCTGCTACGTGGCCCTGTCCCAGGGGGCCAACGACGTGGCCAACGCCATCGGCCCGGTGGCGGCCATCTATCTCATCGCCAAGGAACACGTGCTCCTGTCCAAGGCGGACGTGCCCTGGCCCATGCTCGTCCTGGGCGGCTTCGGCATCGCCGTGGGCATCGCCGTGCTCGGCCACAAGGTCATGGCCACGGTGGGCGAGAAGATCACCACCCTGACCAACACGCGAGGATTCGCCGTTGACTTCGGCGCCGCCTCCACCGTATTGATCGCCTCCAATCTCGGCCTGCCGGTGTCCACCACCCACGCGGCCGTGGGCGGCGTGGTCGGCGTGGGCCTGGCGCGCGGCTTCTCGGCCGTGGACTTCCGGGTTCTTCTGCGCATCGTCGCCTACTGGGTGGCCACCGTCCCCATCGCGGCCCTGACCAGCATAGTTCTCTTTGTGCTGCTCAAATGGTTGTGTTACAGCTAG
- a CDS encoding YbaY family lipoprotein, which yields MARPLALIGAVLLLAALLPAACSPARRAAPSASTVTPLTDLRAEVAYAERMPLPPGCTLFLTLENISSLNRAEGTVATAFIPVKAAPPFTARVRFDPRRIDSRLTYSLNARIELKGQVLFTGAARVNPLAQGDDPVSIQVRMVRR from the coding sequence ATGGCCCGGCCCCTCGCCCTCATCGGGGCCGTCCTACTGCTGGCCGCCCTGCTCCCGGCCGCGTGCTCGCCCGCCCGCCGGGCCGCGCCCTCGGCCTCGACCGTGACCCCGCTCACGGACCTGCGTGCCGAGGTCGCCTACGCCGAACGCATGCCCCTGCCGCCCGGCTGCACCCTGTTCCTGACCCTGGAGAACATCTCCAGCCTCAACCGCGCGGAGGGCACCGTGGCCACGGCCTTCATCCCGGTCAAGGCGGCCCCGCCCTTCACGGCCAGGGTCCGTTTCGACCCCAGGCGCATCGACTCGCGGCTGACCTACTCCCTGAACGCGCGCATCGAGCTCAAGGGCCAGGTCCTGTTCACCGGGGCCGCACGGGTCAACCCCCTGGCCCAGGGGGACGACCCCGTGTCGATCCAGGTCAGGATGGTCCGGCGCTAG
- the mutL gene encoding DNA mismatch repair endonuclease MutL has protein sequence MTALPEIRVLPPGLKNQIAAGEVVERPASVVKELVENALDAGATRVDVTIEQGGRALIVVQDNGSGIPASQLALAVTRHATSKIRDFHDLSDIGSFGFRGEALPSIASVSRFTMTSRAGGVEGPDEGPAEAAFIEVRAGEVTATGPAALASGTRVEVRDLFAATPARLKFLKAETTENRRCQDVLMRVSLAHLHVAFSLTVGGRELFRLPPDQTLADRLAAFWPPAVCQGLKPFDCGRDGYRAHGAAGSPNTAQGRGDRILLYVNGRPVQDKRMLAAVRQAYKGMLLSREYPQIVLFLDLPRDQVDVNVHPAKLEVRFLDEHRVFSAIRSGVLQALSGPDGEIASGCVSPERQDQAPSAFGPGPAFPPDRDPAEPARSTHRPAAFADAKFSTYRAFREDRARALDLPVTPSGFPAPGRPGTAEPAPTLAREAGPDGPRFEPAGPEPARPDALRPASLAGGGYTYLGQIADTYLVLRRGEDMLLVDQHAAHERILLAAMRDQRKKGDSQPLALALELPLHPSEAEVLADLREDLRAMGFVIELDGPAKALVRGIPPTLETGEAREYLKDALAEKARGLDDLWTMMACKTAIKARQPLAVDEALALLETWLVTPEREFCPHGRPVVLRWTPGDLEKLFKRK, from the coding sequence ATGACCGCATTGCCTGAAATCCGCGTACTGCCGCCGGGGCTCAAGAACCAGATCGCCGCGGGCGAGGTGGTCGAACGCCCGGCCAGCGTCGTCAAGGAACTGGTGGAGAACGCGCTCGACGCCGGGGCCACCCGCGTGGACGTGACCATCGAGCAGGGCGGCCGCGCCCTCATCGTGGTCCAGGACAACGGGTCCGGTATCCCGGCCAGCCAGCTGGCCCTAGCCGTGACCCGCCACGCCACCAGCAAGATCCGCGACTTCCACGACCTGTCCGACATCGGCTCCTTCGGTTTCCGGGGCGAGGCCCTGCCGTCCATCGCCTCGGTCTCGCGCTTCACCATGACCTCCCGCGCCGGAGGGGTGGAGGGGCCGGACGAGGGTCCGGCCGAGGCCGCCTTCATCGAGGTCCGGGCGGGCGAGGTGACCGCCACCGGCCCGGCGGCGCTGGCCTCGGGCACCCGCGTGGAGGTCCGCGACCTGTTCGCCGCCACCCCGGCCCGGCTCAAGTTCCTCAAGGCCGAGACCACCGAGAACCGGCGCTGCCAGGACGTGCTCATGCGCGTGTCCCTGGCCCACCTGCACGTGGCCTTTTCCCTGACCGTGGGCGGCCGCGAACTCTTCCGTCTGCCCCCGGACCAGACCCTGGCCGACCGGCTGGCCGCCTTCTGGCCCCCGGCCGTGTGCCAGGGGCTCAAGCCCTTCGACTGCGGACGCGACGGCTACCGGGCCCACGGCGCGGCCGGTTCGCCGAACACCGCCCAGGGGCGCGGCGACCGCATCCTGCTCTACGTCAACGGTCGCCCGGTCCAGGACAAGCGCATGCTCGCGGCCGTGCGTCAGGCCTACAAGGGCATGCTCCTGTCCCGGGAATATCCGCAGATCGTCCTCTTTCTGGACCTGCCCCGCGACCAGGTGGACGTCAACGTGCACCCGGCCAAGCTGGAGGTCCGCTTCCTGGACGAGCACCGCGTGTTCTCGGCCATCCGTTCCGGCGTGCTCCAGGCCCTGTCCGGGCCGGACGGGGAGATCGCGTCCGGCTGCGTCTCGCCCGAACGGCAGGACCAGGCCCCGTCCGCCTTCGGTCCCGGCCCCGCGTTCCCGCCGGACCGCGACCCCGCGGAACCGGCCCGGTCCACCCACCGTCCGGCCGCCTTCGCCGACGCCAAGTTTTCCACCTACCGCGCCTTCCGCGAGGACCGCGCCCGCGCCCTGGACCTGCCCGTGACCCCGTCCGGATTCCCCGCGCCGGGCCGACCAGGAACGGCCGAGCCCGCGCCCACCCTGGCCCGCGAGGCCGGTCCCGACGGGCCGAGGTTCGAACCGGCCGGGCCCGAACCCGCGCGGCCCGACGCCCTGCGCCCCGCCTCCCTGGCGGGCGGCGGCTACACCTACCTGGGCCAGATCGCGGACACCTACCTGGTCCTGCGCCGGGGCGAAGACATGCTCCTGGTGGACCAGCACGCGGCCCACGAACGCATCTTGCTGGCGGCCATGCGCGACCAGCGCAAAAAGGGCGACTCCCAGCCCCTGGCCCTGGCCCTGGAACTGCCCCTGCACCCCAGCGAGGCCGAGGTCCTGGCCGATCTCCGCGAGGACCTGCGCGCCATGGGCTTCGTCATCGAGCTGGACGGCCCGGCCAAGGCGCTGGTCCGGGGCATCCCCCCGACCCTTGAAACCGGCGAGGCACGGGAGTATCTGAAGGACGCCCTGGCGGAAAAGGCCAGGGGGCTGGACGACCTGTGGACCATGATGGCCTGCAAGACCGCCATCAAGGCCCGCCAGCCGCTGGCCGTGGACGAGGCCCTTGCCCTGCTGGAAACCTGGCTTGTCACCCCCGAACGCGAGTTCTGCCCCCACGGCAGGCCCGTGGTCCTGCGCTGGACGCCGGGGGATCTCGAAAAACTGTTCAAGAGAAAGTGA
- a CDS encoding LPS-assembly protein LptD, with protein sequence MRRKLSRISLAAGTLLVLSLCLPWTIIGKTPDRNKVRKYVPDAPVQAPAQDEWTFSADRVVGDHTSEYVEAFGNVSLSLGEDQLRADFARYYQATGWVFLKGNIRAHWGGDFLQADEGEFDLNNMTGWLKNGKLFMAKPHVYVEAERVGKAVGDTYTFKNAKVTSCSGEKPAWSVTTEEGDVTIDGRIHLYRSAFRVKDVPVFYWPYMVLPGKGDRQSGFLMPYVSSSDKLGLQVNLPYYWVINDEMDATFYQNYMSKRGYMQGVEFRHTEDASSRGMWQANILSDKVRATSESDEWADYQEDGLTRSNRDRWWVRGKYDGWLGSPQWKIKLDLDVVSDQNYMRDFQYGPDGYEKTREEFLDVFGRDIENKDSLHRLSKAYVSRSWDRFGVVGLTQYDENLAYRNGNNPSSEDPTIQILPELNAYAWQQSLGAGFEGAVDAKYDYFHRNYGDSGHRLILSPELKYPLKSRFLTVIPSLSMQETAYSLSSREAVGDLDVVGTGGRDSVIDTTKIKDGFQTRTLWTGGFTAFSEMTRTFALGEAPAADPGLAGTSRWTSLKNSIMPRLDYTYRNNLTGQEKLPYFDTDDRVEGLNQVTYSLTSVLDRRRERVVLSPGSDGEPAARVAKDYLDFLLFRVEQSYDIREAQRNDERDLYARRPFSDVMAELKIKPANFMEILTRNWFSPYMGDMTQSENTLRFYKDGLGEFYVGYDFLKSLDEYKRTRDNDMSIIKIGGEWQVNNAVTLGARYRHDFVDEQDLERTLYMDWAAECYTLHFSYSQKPGDNRFEVGFDLLNF encoded by the coding sequence TTGAGACGCAAGCTTTCGCGCATATCGCTGGCCGCCGGGACCCTGCTGGTCCTGTCGCTGTGCCTGCCGTGGACCATCATCGGCAAGACGCCCGACCGCAACAAGGTCAGGAAGTACGTGCCGGATGCGCCCGTGCAGGCCCCCGCGCAGGACGAGTGGACCTTTTCGGCCGACCGGGTGGTGGGCGACCACACAAGCGAGTACGTGGAGGCCTTCGGCAACGTCTCCCTGAGCCTGGGCGAGGACCAACTGCGCGCCGACTTCGCGCGCTACTACCAGGCCACGGGCTGGGTCTTTCTCAAGGGCAACATCCGGGCCCACTGGGGCGGCGACTTCCTCCAGGCGGACGAGGGCGAGTTCGACCTCAACAACATGACCGGCTGGCTCAAGAACGGCAAGCTGTTCATGGCCAAGCCCCACGTCTACGTGGAGGCCGAGCGCGTGGGCAAGGCCGTGGGCGACACCTACACCTTCAAGAACGCCAAGGTGACCTCCTGCTCGGGCGAGAAGCCCGCCTGGTCCGTGACCACGGAGGAGGGCGACGTGACCATCGACGGCCGCATCCACCTGTACCGCTCGGCCTTCCGGGTCAAGGACGTGCCGGTCTTCTACTGGCCGTACATGGTCCTGCCCGGCAAGGGGGACCGGCAGAGCGGCTTCCTCATGCCCTACGTGTCCAGCTCGGACAAGCTCGGCCTCCAGGTCAATCTGCCGTACTACTGGGTCATCAACGACGAGATGGACGCCACCTTCTACCAGAACTACATGAGCAAGCGCGGCTACATGCAGGGCGTCGAGTTCCGCCACACCGAGGACGCCTCGTCCAGGGGCATGTGGCAGGCGAACATCCTGAGCGACAAGGTCCGGGCCACCAGCGAGTCGGACGAGTGGGCGGACTACCAGGAGGACGGCCTGACCCGCTCCAACCGGGACCGCTGGTGGGTGCGCGGCAAGTACGACGGCTGGCTTGGCAGCCCCCAGTGGAAGATCAAGCTCGACCTGGACGTGGTCTCGGACCAGAACTACATGCGCGACTTCCAGTACGGGCCCGACGGGTACGAGAAGACCCGCGAGGAATTTCTGGACGTGTTCGGCCGCGACATAGAGAACAAGGACTCCCTGCACCGCTTGAGCAAGGCCTACGTCAGCCGCAGCTGGGACCGCTTCGGCGTGGTCGGCCTGACCCAGTACGACGAGAACCTGGCCTACCGCAACGGCAACAACCCGAGCAGCGAGGACCCGACCATCCAGATTCTGCCCGAGCTGAACGCCTACGCCTGGCAGCAGTCCCTGGGAGCGGGCTTCGAGGGGGCCGTGGACGCCAAGTACGACTATTTCCACCGCAACTACGGCGATTCCGGCCACCGTCTGATCCTCTCGCCCGAACTCAAGTACCCCCTGAAGAGCCGCTTCCTGACGGTCATCCCCTCGCTCTCCATGCAGGAAACCGCCTATTCCCTGAGCTCCCGCGAGGCCGTGGGCGACCTGGACGTGGTCGGCACGGGCGGCCGGGATTCGGTCATCGACACCACCAAGATCAAGGACGGCTTCCAGACCCGGACCCTCTGGACCGGCGGGTTCACGGCCTTTTCGGAGATGACCCGGACCTTCGCCCTGGGCGAGGCCCCGGCCGCGGACCCCGGCCTGGCCGGGACCTCCCGCTGGACCAGCCTGAAGAACTCGATCATGCCCCGGCTGGACTACACCTACAGGAACAACCTCACGGGCCAGGAGAAGCTTCCCTACTTCGACACCGACGACCGGGTGGAGGGGCTGAACCAGGTGACCTACTCCCTGACCAGCGTCCTGGACCGCCGCCGCGAGCGGGTGGTGCTCTCGCCGGGCTCGGACGGCGAGCCCGCGGCCCGGGTGGCCAAGGACTATCTCGACTTCCTGCTCTTCCGGGTGGAGCAGTCCTACGACATCCGCGAGGCCCAGCGCAACGACGAGCGCGACCTCTACGCGCGCAGGCCGTTCTCCGACGTCATGGCCGAGCTGAAGATCAAGCCCGCCAACTTCATGGAAATCCTGACCCGCAACTGGTTCTCGCCCTACATGGGCGACATGACCCAGAGCGAGAACACCCTGCGCTTCTACAAGGACGGACTGGGCGAGTTCTACGTGGGCTACGATTTCCTGAAGAGCCTGGACGAGTACAAGCGCACCCGCGACAACGACATGTCCATCATCAAGATCGGGGGCGAGTGGCAGGTCAACAACGCCGTCACCCTGGGGGCCCGCTACCGCCACGATTTCGTGGACGAGCAGGACCTGGAGCGGACCCTGTACATGGACTGGGCGGCCGAGTGCTACACCCTGCATTTCTCCTACAGCCAGAAGCCCGGCGACAACCGCTTCGAGGTCGGCTTCGACCTGCTCAACTTCTAG
- a CDS encoding DUF47 domain-containing protein, translating into MFFRIPFFGLLGGRSPMDGLVEHYDKIAECIAAIDESLECYVSGGVCREFKELTKTIDEIENHADSIKRNIRNHLPKGLFMAVEKHLFLSYTKSQDNVLDAAQDALHWLAIRPVVIPEDIQKDMIYLLDSVSKCTVLLGPALKSTIGLLNGESLDREGTKECYRKVRRERDEVRRRKNALEKKIFEKDIDFKDIYQLIHFVDCLDNMGHNTENCAELLRSMIAR; encoded by the coding sequence ATGTTTTTCAGAATCCCCTTCTTCGGTCTGCTCGGCGGGCGCTCTCCCATGGACGGGCTGGTTGAACACTACGACAAGATCGCGGAGTGCATCGCCGCCATCGACGAGTCCCTGGAGTGCTATGTGTCCGGCGGGGTCTGCCGCGAGTTCAAGGAACTGACCAAGACCATCGACGAGATCGAGAACCACGCCGACTCCATCAAGCGGAACATCCGCAACCACCTGCCCAAGGGGTTGTTCATGGCCGTGGAGAAGCACCTGTTCCTGTCCTACACCAAGAGCCAGGACAACGTGCTCGACGCGGCCCAGGACGCCCTGCACTGGCTGGCCATCCGCCCGGTGGTCATCCCCGAGGACATCCAGAAGGACATGATCTACCTCCTGGACTCCGTGTCCAAGTGCACCGTGCTCCTCGGCCCGGCGCTGAAGTCCACCATCGGCCTGCTCAACGGCGAGTCCCTGGACCGCGAGGGCACCAAGGAGTGCTACCGCAAGGTCCGCCGGGAGCGCGACGAGGTCCGCCGCCGCAAGAACGCCCTGGAAAAGAAGATTTTCGAAAAGGACATCGACTTCAAGGACATCTATCAGCTCATCCACTTCGTGGACTGCCTCGACAACATGGGGCACAACACCGAGAACTGCGCCGAGCTGCTGCGCTCCATGATCGCCCGATAG
- the alr gene encoding alanine racemase: protein MIDYNKLRVRIHLDNLRHNYRLFTKIHDRVIPVIKSDAYGHGLVEVASALEKDGADTFAVGFVHEAAKLRRAGCDKRILALLGPISDEDIQSLWTDRILTPISHWAQLRRVLAASEQNGPLDIGLKFDTGMRRLGFLPEEAGEVAALLKGGNVTPVMATSHLARADEPGREKDVALQARRFQAALDGLAGAGFVVEANLANSAGGMVHENCRMDSMRLGIGLYGCDPLEGAGEERLPGKLLPAMEVTAPVMQVHPLKRGESISYGWTFTAERDAMVAIVGVGYADNYSRALSNRGEMVLHGRRVPIRGRVCMQMTAVDVTELMGEGIEVLPGDEAWLLGGPGEHPVTPEDLAEWGNTITYEAFCLLGQNRREYV, encoded by the coding sequence ATGATCGACTACAACAAACTCCGCGTGCGCATCCACCTGGACAACCTGCGCCACAACTACCGCCTGTTCACGAAGATCCACGACCGCGTCATCCCGGTGATCAAGTCCGACGCCTACGGCCACGGCCTGGTGGAGGTCGCCTCCGCCCTGGAAAAGGACGGGGCCGACACCTTCGCCGTGGGCTTCGTCCACGAGGCGGCCAAGCTGCGCCGGGCCGGCTGCGACAAGCGCATCCTGGCCCTGCTCGGGCCCATCTCGGACGAGGACATCCAGTCCCTGTGGACCGACCGCATCCTCACGCCCATCTCCCACTGGGCCCAGCTCAGGCGCGTCCTGGCCGCGTCCGAGCAGAACGGGCCCCTGGACATCGGGCTCAAATTCGACACCGGCATGCGCCGCCTGGGCTTCCTGCCCGAAGAGGCGGGCGAGGTGGCGGCCCTGCTCAAGGGCGGCAACGTCACGCCGGTCATGGCCACCTCCCACCTGGCCCGGGCCGATGAGCCCGGCCGGGAAAAGGATGTGGCCCTCCAGGCCCGCCGCTTCCAGGCCGCCCTGGACGGCCTGGCCGGGGCGGGCTTCGTGGTCGAGGCCAACCTGGCCAACTCGGCGGGCGGCATGGTCCACGAGAACTGCCGCATGGATTCCATGCGGCTGGGCATCGGCTTGTACGGCTGCGACCCCCTGGAGGGCGCGGGCGAGGAACGGCTGCCCGGCAAGCTTTTGCCCGCCATGGAGGTCACGGCCCCGGTCATGCAGGTCCACCCCCTGAAGCGGGGCGAGTCCATCAGCTACGGCTGGACCTTCACCGCCGAGCGCGACGCCATGGTGGCCATCGTCGGCGTGGGCTACGCCGACAACTACAGCCGCGCCCTGTCCAACCGGGGCGAGATGGTCCTGCACGGCAGGCGCGTGCCCATCCGGGGGCGGGTCTGCATGCAGATGACCGCGGTTGACGTGACCGAACTTATGGGTGAAGGGATAGAGGTCCTGCCGGGCGACGAGGCCTGGCTTCTGGGCGGTCCGGGCGAACACCCGGTCACCCCCGAGGACCTGGCCGAGTGGGGCAACACCATCACCTACGAGGCCTTCTGCCTGCTCGGGCAGAACCGCCGGGAATACGTGTAG
- a CDS encoding ATP-binding protein, with translation MKLRSFQMRILLWTWGLLLMAMAVVFFYSTSIVGDELVTEAEIRTRHQIEAIEWLIQDHSPFTSPQDFAGWLDALAFKLNSRITYIVEGKVVADSEVPFADLGRLDDHSHRPEVLAALKGEWGVNVRHSDTLGKDMLYVARKFSGVPAVTGGILRMAVPFSHVSARLDLLRTNLVWLFLGTFALAVLLSVVMSHNMSRDIRAFSELARSIGEGDYAKRLRVLPGGEFKPLAQSVNAMAQSIERSIELIQDQKGQLQAVFGGMREGVLTLDSHGRVESFNKALDEMFNLPATTVGRSPIEVIRRFEIQDLVDQVIAEPEAGPRSIQIDIMDTRSVEVTAERFLDQNGVRKVILVFYDITEMKRSEKSLRDFVANASHQLRTPLTSIKGYTETLLDMPPEDPASARKFLETVLKNADHMDKVISSMLALAKSEQAGKQVKLVPLSGREHLSRAIDDLAVWAAERDITFRTRTPDDEMTVMGETDGLLHVFHNLLNNAVKYSPDGGVITVSAEDDGESIVFCVEDQGPGISREHSTKVFERFYRVDENTIDGSGSAGLGLAICRRIVKNLGGEIWHDGYGEDVRGARFCFRLNKPGDSAL, from the coding sequence ATGAAACTGCGCTCTTTTCAGATGCGGATCCTGTTGTGGACCTGGGGGCTGCTCCTCATGGCCATGGCCGTGGTCTTCTTCTACTCCACGAGCATCGTCGGCGACGAGCTGGTCACCGAGGCGGAGATCCGCACGCGGCACCAGATCGAGGCCATCGAATGGCTCATCCAGGACCACTCGCCGTTCACGTCCCCCCAGGACTTCGCCGGGTGGCTCGACGCCCTCGCCTTCAAGCTCAATTCCCGGATCACCTACATCGTCGAGGGCAAGGTCGTGGCCGACTCCGAGGTCCCCTTCGCCGACCTGGGCCGTCTCGACGACCACAGCCACCGGCCCGAGGTCCTGGCCGCCCTCAAGGGCGAATGGGGCGTCAACGTCCGTCACTCCGATACCCTGGGCAAGGACATGCTTTACGTGGCCCGGAAGTTTTCGGGCGTGCCCGCCGTGACCGGGGGCATCCTGCGCATGGCCGTGCCCTTTTCCCACGTCAGCGCGCGGCTCGACCTCCTGCGCACCAACCTGGTCTGGCTCTTCCTGGGCACCTTCGCCCTGGCCGTGCTCCTGAGCGTGGTCATGTCCCACAACATGAGCCGCGACATCCGCGCCTTTTCCGAGCTGGCCCGGTCCATCGGCGAGGGCGACTACGCCAAGCGGCTGCGCGTCCTGCCCGGCGGCGAGTTCAAGCCCCTGGCCCAGTCGGTCAACGCCATGGCCCAGTCCATCGAGCGCAGCATCGAGCTCATCCAGGACCAGAAGGGCCAGCTCCAGGCCGTGTTCGGCGGCATGCGCGAGGGCGTGTTGACCCTCGATTCCCACGGTCGGGTGGAGTCCTTCAACAAGGCCCTGGACGAGATGTTCAACCTGCCCGCCACCACCGTGGGCCGTTCGCCCATCGAGGTCATCCGCCGCTTCGAGATCCAGGACCTGGTGGACCAGGTCATCGCCGAACCCGAGGCCGGGCCCAGGTCCATCCAGATAGACATCATGGACACGCGCTCCGTGGAGGTCACGGCCGAGCGCTTTCTGGACCAGAACGGCGTGCGCAAGGTCATCCTGGTCTTCTACGACATCACCGAGATGAAGCGCAGCGAGAAGAGCCTCCGCGATTTCGTGGCCAACGCCTCCCACCAGCTGCGCACCCCGCTGACCTCCATCAAGGGATACACCGAGACCCTGCTGGACATGCCGCCGGAGGACCCCGCGTCCGCGCGCAAGTTCCTGGAGACCGTGCTCAAGAACGCGGATCACATGGACAAGGTCATCTCCAGCATGCTGGCCCTGGCCAAGTCCGAACAGGCGGGCAAGCAGGTCAAGCTCGTGCCCCTGTCCGGCCGCGAGCACCTGTCCAGGGCCATCGACGACCTGGCCGTGTGGGCCGCCGAGCGCGACATCACCTTCCGCACACGCACCCCGGACGACGAGATGACCGTCATGGGCGAGACCGACGGGCTGCTGCACGTCTTCCACAACCTGCTCAACAACGCGGTCAAGTACAGCCCCGACGGCGGGGTCATCACGGTCAGCGCCGAGGACGACGGCGAGTCCATCGTCTTCTGCGTGGAGGACCAGGGACCGGGCATTTCCCGTGAACATTCCACCAAGGTGTTCGAACGCTTCTACCGGGTGGACGAGAACACCATCGACGGGTCGGGCAGCGCCGGGCTGGGCCTGGCCATCTGCCGCCGCATCGTCAAGAACCTGGGCGGGGAGATCTGGCACGACGGCTACGGCGAGGACGTCCGCGGAGCGCGCTTCTGCTTCCGCCTGAACAAGCCGGGGGATTCGGCCTTGTAA
- a CDS encoding NifB/NifX family molybdenum-iron cluster-binding protein — translation MDRTSAILACGVTIFLCGAICNRTRHALERAGITVIPWLTGTEGQVLDGFLRGGLDELTMPGASV, via the coding sequence ATGGACAGGACATCCGCCATATTGGCCTGCGGGGTAACCATTTTTCTGTGCGGCGCCATCTGCAACCGCACCCGGCATGCCCTGGAACGGGCCGGGATCACGGTCATCCCCTGGCTTACCGGCACCGAAGGGCAGGTCCTCGACGGATTCCTGCGCGGCGGCCTGGACGAACTGACCATGCCGGGGGCCTCGGTTTGA